The proteins below come from a single Acinonyx jubatus isolate Ajub_Pintada_27869175 chromosome A1, VMU_Ajub_asm_v1.0, whole genome shotgun sequence genomic window:
- the FBXL21P gene encoding F-box/LRR-repeat protein 21, which produces MDVGEYPMAAVTSCGSFRVNYNLEASFRMKRNSLSVVNKIVQSSPAVKQPKVGFYSSLSHTHMHTVLLDWGSLPHHVVVCIFQYLPLIDRARASSVCRKWNEVFHIPDLWRKFEFELNQSATSYFKSTHPDLIQQIIKKHATHLQYISFKVDSSTESAEAACDILSQLVNCSLQTLGLISTAKPSFMNVSKSHFASALTVVFVNSKSLSSIKIEDTPVDDPSLKILVANNSDTLRLLKMSSCPHVSSDGILCIADHCQGLRELALNYYILSDELLLALSSETHVRLEHLRIDVVSENPGQVEFHTIKKQSWDALIKHSPGVNVVMYFFLYEEEFEAFFREETPVTNLYFGRSVSKAALGRIGLNCPRLIELVVCANGLQTLDDELICIAECCKNLTALGLSECEVSCSAVVDFVRRCGKRLTHLSIMEDVLIPDGNYNLDEIHTEVSKYLGRIWFPDVLPIW; this is translated from the exons ATGGATGTTGGTGAGTACCCCATGGCAGCTGTTACTTCATGTGGTTCGTTCAGAGTGAACTATAACTTGGAAGCCTCCTTTAG aATGAAGAGGAACAGTTTATCTGTTGTGAATAAAATTGTCCAGTCTTCACCAGCAGTGAAACAACCAAAAGTTGGGTTCTACTCCTCTCTCAgccacacccacatgcacactgTTCTTCTAGACTGGGGGAGTTTGCCTCACCACGTAGTAGTATGCATTTTTCAGTATCTTCCTTTAATAGATCGGGCCCGGGCATCTTCAGTATGTAGGAAATGGAATGAAGTTTTTCATATTCCTGACCTTTGGAGAAAGTTTGAATTTGAACTGAACCAATCAGCAACTTCGTATTTTAAGTCTACACATCCTGACCTCATTCAGCAGATCATTAAAAAGCATGCTACCCATCTCCAGTATATCAGCTTTAAG GTTGACAGTAGTACTGAATCAGCAGAAGCTGCCTGTGATATACTTTCTCAGCTGGTAAACTGCTCTCTCCAGACCTTGGGCTTGATTTCGACAGCCAAACCAAGTTTTATGAATGTGTCAAAG TCTCATTTTGCGTCAGCACTTACAGTTGTTTTTGTCAACTCAAAATCATTATCATCGATCAAAATTGAAGATACACCAGTGGATGATCCTTCACTGAAGATTCTCGTGGCCAATAACAGTGACACTCTAAGACTCCTAAAAATGAGTAGCTGTCCTCATGTTTCATCTGATG GAATCCTTTGTATAGCTGACCATTGTCAAGGCCTTAGAGAATTGGCATTGAATTATTACATTCTAAGTGATGAACTTCTCCTAGCCCTTTCAAGTGAAACTCATGTTCGCCTTGAACATCTTCGAATTGATGTTGTGAGTGAAAATCCTGGACAGGTTGAATTTCacactattaaaaaacaaagttgggaTGCACTTATTAAACACTCCCCTGGAGTTAATGTtgttatgtatttctttttatatgaagAAGAATTTGAGGCATTCTTCAGAGAAGAAACCCCTGTTACTAACCTTTATTTTGGTCGTTCGGTAAGCAAAGCAGCTCTAGGCCGGATAGGTCTTAACTGTCCACGACTAATTGAGTTGGTGGTATGTGCTAATGGTCTTCAGACTCTTGACGATGAACTTATTTGCATTGCTGAATGCTGTAAAAACTTAACAGCCTTGGGCCTCAGTGAATGTGAAGTGAGTTGCAGTGCAGTCGTTGATTTTGTAAGACGGTGTGGGAAAAGGCTGACCCACCTCTCCATAATGGAAGACGTTTTGATCCCTGATGGTAATTATAACCTAGATGAAATTCACACTGAAGTCTCCAAATACTTGGGAAGAATATGGTTCCCTGATGTCCTACCTATCTGGTAA